From the Oncorhynchus nerka isolate Pitt River linkage group LG20, Oner_Uvic_2.0, whole genome shotgun sequence genome, one window contains:
- the dhrs12lb gene encoding dehydrogenase/reductase SDR family member 12 codes for MSFYRNIVWFLKGIHEYTRSGYEQAAKHFVAKELDVAVVGRSFIITGANSGIGKATATAIAKKGGTVHMVCRNKERAEKAKEDIVRETGNTEVYVHHLDMSETHKVWEFAEAFKMQYPSLNVLINNAGCMVNKREVNDDGLEKNFATNTLGVYLLTQSLIPLLQKSRDPRVITVTSGGMLVQKLQPDDLQSAKGSFDGTMVYAQNKRQQVVLTEQWAKHHPAIHFSVMHPGWADTPAVSTSMPQFHQMMGERLRSAEQGADTVVWLALTRAAGRTRSGKFFQDRRAVPAHLPLAWTHSSPVEVRSFMTQLEILAQAAKQPRTDAQHSFDPTY; via the exons ATGTCTTTCTATCGCAATATCGTCTGGTTTCTCAAAGGAATTCACGAATACACAAG GAGTGGCTATGAGCAAGCAGCTAAACACTTTGTGGCCAAGGAGCTGGATGTGGCTGTGGTAGGAAGgtccttcataataacaggagctAACAGTGGCATAGGGAAAGCCACTGCCACGGCTATAGCTAAGAAAG GTGGTACAGTCCACATGGTATGCAGGAACAAGGAGAGAGCTGAGAAGGCCAAAGAAGATATTGTCAGGGAGACAGGAAACACG GAAGTATACGTTCACCATCTGGATATGTCCGAGACACACAAGGTGTGGGAGTTTGCGGAAGCCTTTAAGATGCAATACCCCTCCCTCAATGTGTTG ATTAATAATGCTGGGTGTATGGTGAACAAGAGAGAGGTGAACGATGATGGTCTGGAGAAGAACTTTGCCACCAACACACTGG GAGTGTATCTTCTCACCCAGAGCCTCATTCCACTACTTCAGAAGAGCAGGGATCCGAGGGTG atAACAGTAACATCAGGGGGCATGCTGGTCCAGAAACTCCAACCTGATGACCTCCAGTCTGCAAAAGGTTCCTTTGACGGCACCATGGTCTACGCACAGAATAAg AGACAGCAGGTGGTGCTGACAGAACAATGGGCCAAACACCACCCAGCCATCCACTTCTCCGTCATGCACCCTGGATGGGCCGACACACCAG CGGTTTCTACATCTATGCCTCAGTTCCACCAGATGATGGGGGAAAGGCTGCGTAGTGCAGAGCAGGGAGCTGACACTGTGGTGTGGCTGGCACTGACCCGCGCTGCTGGCAGAACACGCAGCGGAAAGTTCTTCCAAG ATCGGCGGGCGGTCCCGGCCCACCTGCCCCTGGCCTGGACCCACAGTTCCCCCGTGGAGGTCCGGTCCTTCATGACCCAGCTGGAGATCTTGGCCCAGGCTGCAAAGCAGCCTCGCACTGACGCACAACACAGTTTTGACCCAACTTATTGA